CTGCTAACCGACCAGGGCTATCGCGTGGAGGACCAGCGTCAGGTAGATCAGCACTGGCCGGCCTGGCTGATCCCGACCAGCAAGCGCAGGACCGGATTCCGTGTGCGCGCGCTCCATCATGGCGACTTCCGCGCCCTGCTCTGTGACGTGCTGGGGGTCGATGAGCTGACCGTTTCGGACAACGCCACACGGCACAGCTTCACCACGGCACTGCACGAACACCTCGACGAGGCGTTACTCGATGCGCTGGTCGGGCATGCCCGCATCGGACGCGACCGCTGTCATCCCCGCTCGCTCGCCCCCATCACCGGTTGGCAACAGGGAACGATGGCCATGGAGCAACGCCTGTCGGCCGTGAATTTTCGCCCCCTCAAGATGGAGGTATTACGATGGCTATAACGCTGACGCCCCACACGATGATGGCGCAACTGAAGGCCATGCAGTCGCCTCTCTACGCCAAGGCCTCACGGGATGAGACGTGGGCCATCATGGAGCGTGCGCTCAGGTATCAGGCCAACGGTGAATTGCGGCTGGGCAGTGAGCAGGCCACTGCCCTCATTCGTGAGCACCAGGCATGGCGCAAAGCCCAAGAGCGTCCGATCAGCCGGCGCGAAAGCCATCGCCGCGTCTGCAATGTGCTGGCAACGCTTAACACCTTACCCGGGTGCTGTAACGTCTTGCCCATCCAGCCACAGCCGGTTCATCGCGCGACCGCCATGCCCACGCGGGGTGATCTGTTGCAGGATATCAACGAGGCGGAGCAGGTGCTCCGACAGTTGCGGCCCTGGTGCGTGAAGCATCAACATCGGCACCCCGATGCCTGGTTGGTGGGACTGGCCCTGTCGCTTACGGCGAGTGCGGGCATGGGGGAACGGGTCATTGTGTCGACCCTCGCGATGTTACGGCCAAGCATGGTGGGAGATGACCAATGGTTATCCATTCCGTCCCAGCCCATCGAGGCCGAACAGATCGGCCGCTACCCTCTGCGGCTGACCCAGCGGGCATCAGAGGCACTGAACGAACTGCGCCGGGGGGCACCGACGGACCTGAATGATGGCCTGCTCTTGTTTACCGAGCATGATCAGACTAAGACGCTAAAGCAGCGCGAGAAGAAGATCCGCCAGCGTCTGGACAAGGTCACCCAGGTGTTCTTGGCGGCATGCCGGGATGAGGCCGACGAGGATACGCCGCGCCGCTTGAAGCATTGGCATTCCCTGGCGCGAGCGACCCGTTATCTGCCGGTGTTCAATGGCATCGCGCCGTTATGGAGCTCGTTGCTTCTGCGTTACCCCCTGCCCATCAGTACGCGACACGCGCTACTCGAGATTCCCGGTGTCGTGCAGAAGACGTGGCGGCCATCCCCCTCGGCGCAAACCAACCACCAGCCCTCCACCAGTGAGCCGGAGTTATTGACCACCCCAGCCGGTGTGTGGGCCCCCGACTGGCAGCAACTGCCACCTGATTGGCCGCGACGCTTGAAGAACATCACCCATCAGTTCATCAATACGATACGCCGGGACGTGGCGACGCCGTATTCGAAGGCCGCCAGTCAGCGCGCGGTGGAGGATATCAAGCAGCACTATCACGATGAACTGACGCAACTGACCGGCTCCACTACCAGTTATGTCCACCTGTTGCTGGATTGGGCGTACGATCTCCTGTGTCGCCAACCCAAAGGCAACCTCAACACGCTACAGACCTATCTCTCGAAGCTGACCCAGATGCGTCTGCTGGAGCACCCAGCCGTGCTGGAGCTTCAGGACTGGGATGACGACACGGTTGAGGATCTGCAGGCCATATTGACCGATGAGGCTGGGATCAGGGACTCCACCCTGTCGCAGACCCTCGGGTTGATGCGACGCTTCTTGGCCTTCTGTCCCGAACTCGGGCTCCTCGAGGGCATTCGGCTGCCGCATGTCGATGTCGAGGTGCCGCTCAGTACCTTGCGAACCGACATCATCTCCCCGAGCGAGGCTGCTTCCCTGTGGAAGCGCCTGACGTACGCGGGCGTGGATGGCTCCACGCGCCAGATGTACGCCCTCGTGATCGCACTGGGCTGTTATGGCGGACTGCGCATCTCTGAGATTGCCAGCCTGACGCTCAAGGATGTGCAACTCGAACCCTTGATGTCATTTGCCACGCCCTTTAACGGCGACAGGTCAGTGACACATGACGAGAGTGAGGGCGAGGGAGGAGAAGAGAAAGCGGCGCCTCTGGCCTGCTGGATTCTCGTGCTGGACGGTAAGAGCGAGGCGGCAAGGCGCCGTATTCCGCTGCATGTGCTATCCCCCCGCCGCGTCATTCCCATGCTCCAGCGGTGGGTCGAGGAACGAAAGCGGCAGTGCCCGGGGCGTCCTCTGGATCAGATCGCCCTGTTCGGGCCGCGGGGCAATCCGGATGCGTATCAGAAGGAGGTTCTGAGCCGCGAGACCATCACCCTGCTAAGAGAAGAGATGGGTGAGCATGTCGATTTCCACAGCCTGCGCCATGCGGCGGCGAGCTGGTTGATCCTGCGGCTGCATGCGGCCCAGTCGGCGGACTTTCTTCAGTCACTGTGCTACCAATACGACGAAATTTTTACCCCGCCCCGGGTACAGGAAGCGCTCACGCATTTCTGTGCGGAAGAAGGTCAAGACACGCTACGGCGGGGCACCCTCTTCGAAGTCGTGGCGAAATGGATCGGTCACCGCCATGCCGGTACGACGCTTCAGTACTATGTGCATACCCTATCGGTCATTCACTCAGATATTCTCAAGGAGGCGACCCCGGCCAACGGCAAAGCCGCCAAGCGTCGACGGTGAGGGCCGCGAAGGCGTCTTGTGCCTAGTGTCGCGATTCGTCGTATGTTGCCGGTGGTGGCGCATGGCATGAGGCCATGACGCGGAGGGGCTCCTGGGCTTTGGCTTGCCGCTATCAAGCCCAGGTGGCGATGCGCCTTCTCGGCTAACCAAGACACGCGAGCCCCTGCGCCTGATAAAGCATAGCGATGGCATTCCCTATCCGTGCACCTGCTTGGACCTTGCCTTGCCCTGGCCTGCCAGGCCATCAAGGCAAGAGGCACACTACTCTGGTCAGTCCTCGGGTGGCGGGGACTGCATATTCTGATCTTGCCGGGCAGCAGTGGACACCTCGTTATGACATTACACTGAGACGAGGAGACCGATGGCAAGGCAAGCAGCTGCGATGAAGAAGCCCCATGCCCGCTACTCCTAAAGCTAAACGTAAAAAGGGCATGTATGTGACTGCTCCCCGCCCGGATGGGCGAGGCTTCTCACTTCATCGGCCGTTGCCTGCGGTATCACGCAGGGCTTATACCGCCTCCATGAGCAGAGACGGACAGCCCTGCCGCCTTTAATTCGATAATGCCCTGGTGTCGGATATTGCGTGCCGCGTTGATGTCGCGGTCGATGCCTTGCGTGCCGCAGACCGGGCAGTCCCAGGTGCGGACGGAAAGCGGCATCGCCTCGGCCTTGTGACCGCAATGGAAGCAGGTCTTGCTGCTTGGATACCAGGCATCGAGCTTGACCAGATGCTTGCCGGCGCGTTCGGCCTTGTAGGCGAGTTTCTGGATCAGTCCGCCCAAGGCCGCATCGGCAATGTGCTTCGCCAACTGCTTGTTCTTGAGCAAATTGGCGATACGCAGGGTCTCGACGATCACCGCTTGATTATCGTCAATGAGCCGTCGAGACAGTTGGTGCTGGAAGTTGGCGCGGGCATTGGCCAGCCGTTCATGCGCCTTGGCGACCTTCAGCCGTGCTTTCGCCCGACGCCGGCTGCCTTTCTGGCAGCGCGACAGTGCTTTCTGCTTGCGGCGCACGTTGGCCGCGGCCTTAAGCAAAAAGCGCGGATTGGGCAGCTTGCGCCCACTGGAGTCGATGACGAGATGTGACAGGCCGGCATCGAGGCCGGTGACCGCCTCCGCGTCAAGGTCACGGATCGGCGTCGTTGCCGCCTCGCCGGTTTCCACCAGAATCGAGGCAAAATACTTGCCGGTGGTGGTGCGGGTGAGCGTGAGGCTTTTCAGGCTGTCGTCGATGGACCGATGGAGGCGGGCCTTGATCGGCCCGACCGTGGGCACCTTGATTGCGCCCTCGCCGACCTGAATGCCGACGCAGTGATAGCTCGACTGCTTACCGTGCTTGCGCTTGAAGCGCGGATAGCGTGCCTTGAGCTGGGGATTGAAGAAGTTCTGGAAGGCGCGATCGAGGTTGATGCACGCCTGCTGGAGCGCCATGGAATCGGCCTCGCGCAACCAGCCATACTTGCGCGACCTCTTGGCCACCGGCAGCAGCTTTTTCATGTCGTGCTTGGCATTAAGCGACTGGCCATGGACACGATAGCGGTGAGAGAGGATATGCAGCGCCTTGTTGTACACAAATCGCACCGCCCCGAACTGCCGATTCAGAAAATCGGCCTGTTCGGCGGTGGGGTAAAGACGAACCTTGGTGGCCTGTCGCATGGCTATCTCGCCGCTCATGACTGTATATGCATACACTACTATAGAGGGTGGGCATCAGGCCCGCAACCCGGCAACGCTATCGCACTGCCCGCTTTCCCCCCCGCCCGAATGGGCGAGGGTTCTCGCGGTTTTATTGCTGAAGGCTTTCAACAGCGAACGACAGTTGAGGCTCCCATTCATCCTCCCCCTGGTTCTGGTCCACTCGCAATGTGAGCCACCGCATTGGGTGTTTGGCGATGCGATCATCCGGGACCCAGTAACTGTTGGGTCCCGGATGATTGATTAAACGCTTGGCAAACAGCTCTGGCCGCTTGGTCTGCCCTACTTTCATCGCTGCAATTGGTGATTGATGGTTCAGCGCCTAAACACCCCATATTCCAGTCGCATGATAAGGTCGTAAACGCGTTGAGGGTCTTCAACCACCACATCTGCCGGCGTGCGGCCTCGGAGAGCAATTTCTGGGCTCGTCATCCAGCGTTCGGCGCCTTCTCGACTTTCAAACAAGCGCTCGGCGGCTTGCCAGATATCTGTCTCGGTAGGCGCCTCCAGGATTTCGCGTCCAACATCGGGCATGTCCTGCCAGGCTTTTAGCTCATCAGGGTTTGGAGCCTGAGGATTGCACTGTGCCAGTAGCTGATCGAGTGAGTAAGGTCGCTCTTCCGCGGGAACACCCTTAGTGGTGTCTACATCACGTCGCGTGAGCGTTTTCCTCAGCCAGGCCTGCACTTTCGCGCACACCGCATCATTTTCTTCAAGAGGTACGAGAGTGGCGTCGAGCTCGCAGCCGCGGCGTATGAAAAACTCGTCAGGGATTGTCAGGGAATTACCACCGCGCAGGTATGCAATGATCTCGCCGCTCATCGCGGCCATGTAGGAGCGTTCGCTCTGCAGGCATTCCAGTGCCTCGCGAAAGCTCTCCAGAGGTTGGGGGAAACGGTCACGGAGGTCGATGGCCCTGTAGGCAAAGATCCGGGCTAGCGGGTCTTTGGGAGGATGTGAGGACGGTGTCATGGGGAGGCTGCCCAGCTGATGATATGACTATCAGGGTAGCCCACGGTGATACTCGATCGCTTACCAACAAAAAAGCCGCCTCGATGGGCGGCTGTAGAAAGGATTCTGGAGAAGAGGAGGATCAGGTGCTCTTTGCATGGCGCGGAGGCTTGATCAAGCTCTCTGCCGGGATCCCGAACATTTCGTGGAGCTTCCAGACCATGGCCAGGGTCAGGTTGCGCTTACCGTTGAGGATCTCGTAGACGCGGTTGCGCTTGCCGATAGCCGCCTCCAGATCCTTGGCGGTAAGACCTTCCTGCTCCATCCGAAACTTGATGGCCTCGATGGGGTCCGGCAGATCCACGGGGAATTGCTGCGCTTCGTAGTGCTCGATCAGAGTCAGCAGGATGTCGAAGCGATCGCCGTCCTCGGTGCCGGGCTCAGGCTCGTTGTCGAAGTACGCAGATACCTCGCGCAGGGCGGCCTTGTAATCGACATCGGTGCGAATCGGGCGAATATTCATAGATCACTCCATCTCAACTGTCTCGGCGTCCACCTTGTCGTACTCCGCATGGGTGCCGATGAACTTGATATAGACTGCGCCGAACCGATACGCAACGCTCACGATAAGCCGGTAATCGTTGCCCTTGATGTCGAAAACGACGCGCTTGTTACCCAATATGCTGGCTCTTGGGTATCTCGCCTTGATGTCATGCGAGCTCTGCCACTCCGAGTGCTTTACTTCGTCTGCCCAGGCCTCCAGCGGGCCCTTAGCGTCGGGATGCTGCTCCCAGAAATCCCTGAGGTTTTTGATTGCTATTATTCTCATGCCACCTCCTTGTCAAGCATATTGTCCCAATTTGGGACTACTGTCAAACCTTACAGTTCATTCCACCTCAGCGTTCGAACGACAAACGTGACAGCATGCCCGGCCAGGGCTTCGCCGGGGTCGCCTCAGGACAGAACTGTCCTCCGCCTTGGCCGCTCCGCCCTCGACCAGGGTGCGTCCCTTCGGGGTCAGGGTGCCGTCCACCTCGAACAGGCCGCTCTCCGCCCAGCTCTCCAGCGGCGTCGCCAGGTCATCGCGAGCCACAGCCAGACGCCACGCTGCCACGCGCTCGCCATCTTCCAGTCGGGCCAAGGCCTCCTCGCGTTTGCGAGCCTCTTCGGCCTCACGACGTTGCCAGCGGCACTTGCGGGCGTTGGCGGGCCACGCGTTCTAGAACCAGAACGATGGACCCGACCAACCGTGGCTGGCATTTGCCCTCACTCTGGGAATAAGCGTGAAAGTAGTGGGCGAGAGTTATCGTCAAATCTGGTGTACGGCGGTCAGGCCGCATTCCTGTCGGATTGATCGGTTACCTGCTCCCCGTCCTGGAACTTGACGTTGCTGACGACCAGTTCCAGCTTCTGGAAGTTGATGCGCCTCCATCGCTTTTGGGCGCTCTGAAGCAGCTTGAAGACCATCGCCAGAGTCATCGCCCGAGAGCCGCAGTTTCGGCTTCGCTTACTGCGTAGGCGGACCGTGGCGAAGGTCG
Above is a window of Halomonas sp. I5-271120 DNA encoding:
- a CDS encoding tyrosine-type recombinase/integrase, whose protein sequence is MAITLTPHTMMAQLKAMQSPLYAKASRDETWAIMERALRYQANGELRLGSEQATALIREHQAWRKAQERPISRRESHRRVCNVLATLNTLPGCCNVLPIQPQPVHRATAMPTRGDLLQDINEAEQVLRQLRPWCVKHQHRHPDAWLVGLALSLTASAGMGERVIVSTLAMLRPSMVGDDQWLSIPSQPIEAEQIGRYPLRLTQRASEALNELRRGAPTDLNDGLLLFTEHDQTKTLKQREKKIRQRLDKVTQVFLAACRDEADEDTPRRLKHWHSLARATRYLPVFNGIAPLWSSLLLRYPLPISTRHALLEIPGVVQKTWRPSPSAQTNHQPSTSEPELLTTPAGVWAPDWQQLPPDWPRRLKNITHQFINTIRRDVATPYSKAASQRAVEDIKQHYHDELTQLTGSTTSYVHLLLDWAYDLLCRQPKGNLNTLQTYLSKLTQMRLLEHPAVLELQDWDDDTVEDLQAILTDEAGIRDSTLSQTLGLMRRFLAFCPELGLLEGIRLPHVDVEVPLSTLRTDIISPSEAASLWKRLTYAGVDGSTRQMYALVIALGCYGGLRISEIASLTLKDVQLEPLMSFATPFNGDRSVTHDESEGEGGEEKAAPLACWILVLDGKSEAARRRIPLHVLSPRRVIPMLQRWVEERKRQCPGRPLDQIALFGPRGNPDAYQKEVLSRETITLLREEMGEHVDFHSLRHAAASWLILRLHAAQSADFLQSLCYQYDEIFTPPRVQEALTHFCAEEGQDTLRRGTLFEVVAKWIGHRHAGTTLQYYVHTLSVIHSDILKEATPANGKAAKRRR
- a CDS encoding transposase, with the translated sequence MRQATKVRLYPTAEQADFLNRQFGAVRFVYNKALHILSHRYRVHGQSLNAKHDMKKLLPVAKRSRKYGWLREADSMALQQACINLDRAFQNFFNPQLKARYPRFKRKHGKQSSYHCVGIQVGEGAIKVPTVGPIKARLHRSIDDSLKSLTLTRTTTGKYFASILVETGEAATTPIRDLDAEAVTGLDAGLSHLVIDSSGRKLPNPRFLLKAAANVRRKQKALSRCQKGSRRRAKARLKVAKAHERLANARANFQHQLSRRLIDDNQAVIVETLRIANLLKNKQLAKHIADAALGGLIQKLAYKAERAGKHLVKLDAWYPSSKTCFHCGHKAEAMPLSVRTWDCPVCGTQGIDRDINAARNIRHQGIIELKAAGLSVSAHGGGISPA
- a CDS encoding antitoxin Xre/MbcA/ParS toxin-binding domain-containing protein, whose amino-acid sequence is MTPSSHPPKDPLARIFAYRAIDLRDRFPQPLESFREALECLQSERSYMAAMSGEIIAYLRGGNSLTIPDEFFIRRGCELDATLVPLEENDAVCAKVQAWLRKTLTRRDVDTTKGVPAEERPYSLDQLLAQCNPQAPNPDELKAWQDMPDVGREILEAPTETDIWQAAERLFESREGAERWMTSPEIALRGRTPADVVVEDPQRVYDLIMRLEYGVFRR
- a CDS encoding type II toxin-antitoxin system HigA family antitoxin; its protein translation is MNIRPIRTDVDYKAALREVSAYFDNEPEPGTEDGDRFDILLTLIEHYEAQQFPVDLPDPIEAIKFRMEQEGLTAKDLEAAIGKRNRVYEILNGKRNLTLAMVWKLHEMFGIPAESLIKPPRHAKST
- a CDS encoding type II toxin-antitoxin system HigB family toxin yields the protein MRIIAIKNLRDFWEQHPDAKGPLEAWADEVKHSEWQSSHDIKARYPRASILGNKRVVFDIKGNDYRLIVSVAYRFGAVYIKFIGTHAEYDKVDAETVEME